The following are encoded in a window of Desulfopila inferna genomic DNA:
- a CDS encoding serine O-acetyltransferase: MSEYTENRKNIIQSLSEICNTEGETVTSQHSKIPPVVKKLVDSWKNEEHFNHISPVALPSDGAIAAIIEKARSILFPGYFTKVKLHQSNLEYFIGQETTDLYEMLVEQISMAIRHNCRRNELPCTNCDELSHRIAFTFIERLPEVTALLTADIHATLAGDPATKSPDEVIFCYPGLLATSVFRLAHELFMLEVPIIPRIMTEYAHGQTGIDIHPGATIGPGLFIDHGTGVVIGETTIIGKGVRLYQGVTLGALSLPRDAGEKLYKQKRHPTIEDNVIIYSNTTVLGGDTIIGEGSVIGGNIWLTESVAPGTKVLLKKPELIYAGSQKDTPGKMG; encoded by the coding sequence ATGTCTGAATACACTGAAAACAGAAAAAATATCATCCAGTCACTGAGTGAAATCTGCAATACCGAAGGGGAAACCGTCACCAGTCAGCACAGCAAAATTCCACCGGTGGTAAAAAAGCTGGTTGATTCGTGGAAGAATGAAGAGCATTTCAACCATATCAGTCCCGTAGCGCTTCCCTCCGATGGAGCCATTGCCGCAATCATTGAAAAAGCACGGTCCATACTTTTTCCGGGATACTTCACCAAAGTAAAGCTGCACCAGTCCAATCTGGAATATTTTATCGGCCAGGAAACAACCGATCTTTACGAGATGCTGGTTGAACAGATCAGCATGGCGATTCGTCATAATTGCCGGCGCAACGAGCTTCCCTGCACGAATTGCGACGAGTTGAGCCACAGAATTGCCTTCACCTTCATCGAAAGGCTGCCTGAGGTGACGGCATTGCTGACTGCCGATATTCATGCCACACTGGCCGGCGATCCAGCCACCAAGAGCCCCGATGAGGTTATCTTCTGCTATCCCGGTTTGCTGGCGACCTCCGTTTTTCGCCTGGCGCATGAACTTTTTATGCTCGAGGTTCCAATAATTCCCAGGATCATGACCGAATACGCTCATGGCCAGACGGGGATCGACATCCATCCCGGAGCCACCATAGGTCCAGGACTGTTTATCGATCACGGAACGGGCGTGGTTATTGGAGAAACAACGATTATCGGCAAGGGTGTTCGTCTCTATCAGGGGGTAACTCTGGGCGCACTCTCTCTGCCGCGGGATGCGGGTGAGAAACTCTACAAGCAAAAGCGCCATCCAACCATAGAGGACAATGTTATCATTTATTCGAACACCACTGTTCTCGGAGGCGACACCATAATCGGAGAAGGTTCTGTAATTGGCGGTAATATCTGGTTGACGGAGAGTGTTGCCCCCGGCACCAAGGTACTCTTAAAGAAACCGGAGCTTATATATGCAGGCTCGCAAAAAGACACTCCTGGTAAAATGGGATAA